One genomic region from Balaenoptera musculus isolate JJ_BM4_2016_0621 chromosome X, mBalMus1.pri.v3, whole genome shotgun sequence encodes:
- the LOC118888143 gene encoding small integral membrane protein 10-like protein 2A → MGGQTRPMAAAAAAALSGLAVRLSRSAAARGSYGAFCKGLTRTLITFFDLAWRLRVNFPYFYVVASVILNVRLQVHI, encoded by the coding sequence ATGGGAGGCCAAACCAGAccgatggcggcggcggcggcggcggccctgTCGGGCCTGGCGGTGCGGCTGTCTCGCTCGGCCGCGGCCCGCGGCTCCTACGGCGCCTTCTGCAAGGGGCTCACGCGCACGCTGATCACCTTCTTCGACCTGGCCTGGCGGCTGCGCGTGAACTTCCCCTACTTCTACGTCGTGGCTTCAGTGATTCTCAACGTGCGCCTGCAGGTACATATTTAG